The stretch of DNA GACGATTGGAAGTCCATTCGCCCACGCTTTCTGACTCATGAGTAAATTGTCGTAATCACTCCAGGTTTGAGGAGCTTTAAGACCGGCTTTTTCCAGAAGATCCCGGCGGTAGTAGAGCAGATAGACTGGCTGCGAGATCGGCAACGCAATCAGCCGCTGATTTCTTGTGGCCAACCTTTGCTTGAGGCCGTTGAGAATATCGAGCTTCTGTGGTTCACCTGTCGAATCGACCGGCTCAAACGGGGAGAGCAGATTTTTCTCGTCGAAAGCAGTCAGTTGATCGTTGGCCACAAAAGCGAGTTGCGGGTGAGAAGCGGCCTCCATCGAGCTGTCGGTAAAATTCACTACGGCCCCCGTTTGGGCTTCCCATTCACCAATGAGGACTTCCCAGAAGTCGGCCAACTTCCAGGCGGAGGGGCTGGCAATCTCCAAAGAAACCCCACTGAGCGGTTTACCGACTGGCTCGGATTTTCCCCAGGGGCAACCGGATAAACTCAGGCAGCTGGCACTTACGGCCAGGGATGCACTCTGAAGAAATGTGCGGCGGGTGACGACATGATTCTGCTGGGCGGGAAGAGAAACATGGCGGTATTCATCACAGGAGTTGCCCATGCTGGCATTTAAAGAAAGCGAGCCAGTGTTGTCATCCTGCGCGCGGGAATTCATGAACTTCTTCTCCAATTCTCTAAAGGATTGATGTCTCTCGTGTCTCTGGTTCGCTGTGGTCTGTGGCAGGTCACTCGTCTCGGCGTCCTGTGGTCAATCGACTCATTCGCTTTCTCAAAATCAACTCAGCATTGAGCGATTGGCAGGAGATGCTTGCCCAGAGCTGCAAGCATGGCACACCTCAAGTCACTCAGGCTGCAACAAGAAGCAAGATTGAACCATCAGTTACCTATTCTGGACACAGAACCTCAAGCCTTACCAACGAGTTTCATGAATTCGGCTTCATCGATGACGGGGACTCCCAGCGATTGAGCCTTGGCCAGTTTGCTCCCGGCATTCTCACCAGCCACAACGAAGCTGGTCTTTTTCGAGACACTGCTCGCGGCATGGCCACCATGAAGACGAATCAGTTCTTCAATCTCCTCACGCCCCATGGAGGGCAAGGTACCCGTCACAACAAAAGTCTTCCCTGAGAGTGCTCCGTCTGTTGCAGCAATTTGCTGCTGTTCGCTTTCAGTGCCGAGATTCAGCCCCAGGTGCTTGAGTTCTTCGATGAGTTCTGACCCATATTCCGAGTGAAAGAAGTGATGCACGGATTCGGCAATCACTTCACCCACTTCGGGAGTTGCGGAAAGCTCTTCAATCGATTGAGCACGCAGTCGATCCATTGAACCAAATCGTGTGGCAAGGATTTGTGCTGTCCGCTGCCCGACGTGTCGGATATTGAGTGCGGTCAGCAATCGCCAGAGGGGTTGTTGACGAGAAGCTTCCAATCCTGCCAGGAGTGAATCGACAGATTTTTCGCCGAGTCGCTCGAGCTCAAGCAGCTCGGCTCGTTTATCAACGAGGCGGTAGAGATCGCTGATACTCTGCACCAAACGACTGGAAACCAGTTGTTCAACCAGTTTTGTCCCCAGGCCTTCGATATCCATCGCCTGGCGGGAAGCGAAGTACCTGAGGGATTCGCGAAAGCGGGCCGGGCAATTGATGTTCGGGCAGCGAATGTAAACGCCCCCTTCATCCTGCTCGACGATTGTGGAACATTCGGGGCAAGTCTCGGGAAATCTATAGGGAGCTGTATTTGTGGGCCGAAGATGTTCCTCCACGCGAACAATGTGGGGAATGATCTTGCCGGCCTTTTCGACAATGACCGTATCGCCCACGCACAGACCCAACCGCTCAATTTCATCACGATTGTGCAAGCTCGACCGCGAAACGGTGGTTCCGGCAATCTCGACAGGTTCGAGATCGGCGACTGGCGTCAATACGCCCGTTTTCCCGACCTGCACAGTGATGTTAAGGACCTCGGTCGCGGCCTCGTAGCGTTCCCACTTATAGGCGACAATCCAGCGCGGGCTTTTGCTGGTCATCCCCAGTTCGGCCCGTAAAGCCAGATTATTGACTTTGAAGACGAGTCCATCGACTTCAAAATCAAGTGTCGAGAGCGCTTCCATCATGGCTGGTGCTGCAGCAACCGCTGCTTCGAAGGATGCATGGCAAGCCGTCATGGGGACAGTCGGCAATCCCACCTGATGAAAGAGCTCCAGATAATCGGCATGGGTCTTGAATCGAGTGGCCTCCTGCTCGTCGATGGCTCCCAGGGAATGGGCA from Planctopirus ephydatiae encodes:
- the ligA gene encoding NAD-dependent DNA ligase LigA — protein: MWDSMSIAELLARPLPTSAEQARHLLDKLRSEIRRHDRLYYVLAQNEISDLEYDRLMARLLEVETAFPELVTADSPSQKVGGEPIEGFVQVAHSVPMLSIDNVYDESGLLEFGQKVSRRANEVGWKDPMEWLAEFKVDGVALSLIYEDGKLIRAVTRGDGRVGDDVTHNARTIKGVPLFLEDGSSKKSLFAESNIPRLLEVRGEAYIGNQDFAKVRAHQLERGEEPFKNSRNATAGSLKLLDPRLCAQRQLRFFAHSLGAIDEQEATRFKTHADYLELFHQVGLPTVPMTACHASFEAAVAAAPAMMEALSTLDFEVDGLVFKVNNLALRAELGMTSKSPRWIVAYKWERYEAATEVLNITVQVGKTGVLTPVADLEPVEIAGTTVSRSSLHNRDEIERLGLCVGDTVIVEKAGKIIPHIVRVEEHLRPTNTAPYRFPETCPECSTIVEQDEGGVYIRCPNINCPARFRESLRYFASRQAMDIEGLGTKLVEQLVSSRLVQSISDLYRLVDKRAELLELERLGEKSVDSLLAGLEASRQQPLWRLLTALNIRHVGQRTAQILATRFGSMDRLRAQSIEELSATPEVGEVIAESVHHFFHSEYGSELIEELKHLGLNLGTESEQQQIAATDGALSGKTFVVTGTLPSMGREEIEELIRLHGGHAASSVSKKTSFVVAGENAGSKLAKAQSLGVPVIDEAEFMKLVGKA